In Desulfobulbus oralis, one DNA window encodes the following:
- a CDS encoding sulfite exporter TauE/SafE family protein yields MDWLYILMPISGVTIFWPGLVILGVGVGIIGGFFGMGGAWMVTPGLNILGFPMAFAIGTDISHMAGKSLISTMRHGKFGNVDYTLGLIMLVGTILGFEVGAQIVLQLERIGNLEKVVRWIYIALLAFIAWTVFADVAKRKRKEAAAAAKGEQLDAGATGIEWHKTLHKMKIPPMMHFKAAGITCSAWVPVLVSFFTGVLAGILGIGGGLIRMPALVYLVGCPTHVAVGTDLFEVAISGLYGAASYTFKGRTELVAALIMLVGAAVGAQIGAVATKYIKGYGIRIAFGLAVIGCMLSIILKLLQGQFPAAKAILGNCATVLVLALVSLMSLYIFVRMVQGAREELAQKKQSQRQ; encoded by the coding sequence ATGGATTGGTTATATATCCTTATGCCCATCTCGGGCGTGACGATCTTCTGGCCCGGTCTTGTTATTCTGGGCGTAGGCGTGGGCATTATCGGCGGTTTCTTCGGCATGGGTGGCGCATGGATGGTGACCCCCGGCCTCAACATCCTTGGCTTCCCCATGGCCTTTGCCATTGGCACCGACATTTCCCACATGGCCGGCAAGTCGCTCATCTCCACAATGCGCCACGGCAAATTCGGCAACGTGGACTACACCTTGGGTCTGATTATGCTGGTCGGCACCATCCTGGGCTTTGAGGTGGGCGCGCAGATCGTGTTGCAGCTCGAGCGCATCGGCAACCTGGAAAAGGTGGTCCGCTGGATCTACATCGCGCTTTTGGCCTTCATCGCCTGGACAGTCTTTGCGGATGTGGCCAAACGCAAGAGAAAGGAAGCCGCAGCCGCTGCCAAGGGCGAACAGCTTGACGCTGGCGCCACCGGCATCGAGTGGCACAAGACCCTGCACAAGATGAAGATTCCGCCGATGATGCACTTCAAGGCCGCCGGCATCACCTGCTCTGCGTGGGTGCCCGTTCTGGTCAGCTTTTTCACCGGCGTGCTCGCAGGCATTCTGGGCATTGGCGGCGGTCTCATCCGTATGCCCGCTCTGGTTTACCTGGTTGGCTGCCCGACCCACGTGGCCGTCGGCACCGACCTCTTCGAGGTGGCTATCTCCGGTCTGTACGGCGCAGCCTCCTACACCTTCAAGGGCCGCACCGAGCTGGTCGCCGCCCTGATCATGCTGGTTGGCGCTGCGGTTGGAGCACAGATCGGCGCAGTGGCCACCAAGTACATCAAGGGCTATGGCATCCGCATCGCCTTTGGCCTGGCGGTTATCGGCTGCATGCTCTCTATCATCCTGAAGCTTCTCCAGGGTCAATTCCCCGCAGCGAAGGCCATTCTTGGCAACTGCGCCACGGTTCTGGTTCTGGCCCTGGTCAGCCTGATGTCCCTGTACATCTTTGTCCGTATGGTGCAGGGCGCGCGTGAGGAACTGGCCCAGAAGAAACAGAGTCAGCGGCAATGA
- a CDS encoding chloride channel protein: protein MSKLVHLQRFLPGERTRMMLITAAIGLMAGLVIIAFRESMELVKTIILHHGASLLGIDQGGWRRALLPLLPMVGAALLIPFSLAFPGEINGYGLPRFLKRVNLENGVFKARTIVLKIVSSALSIGSGNSAGTEGPIAQIGGAIGSQVGQRFRVSGRRMKVYIAAGCAGGIAGIFNAPLAGMFFASEIVLLGTYEIGSFAALAISSAMATVVSRAYYGEVPAFPIPPYAIVNPLVEIPLYTLMAVITGIAAVLHIRFFYLVKDRFARLSLHPQLKPLLGALLVGAIAIYFPQIMGDGYDYIAKALDGDTLLWRMAALVVLKSVATAITLGSGGAGGVFAPALFIGAVLGGSFGIVVHSLFPTATASPGAYATVGIGAFLAASTHAPMTAIFLLFEMTGNYMIIIPVMLTAVLGTITAKWLHDDSIDTAELSQEGIDIHEGRETAIMKSVRVGKAITEDVCFISENANVNQLLELFRDSSNHFYFPVINNRGFMVGVVSMQDVKTALLLPEADRAGQLVGAICARDVIMLTPDASLYEAIRLFDVKGIDEIPVVESKGEPWVLGMLKRQDVISAYNHEMIRRGIGERDEAVRIIREV, encoded by the coding sequence ATGTCCAAACTTGTACATTTGCAGCGCTTCCTGCCGGGCGAGCGCACCCGGATGATGCTGATCACCGCCGCAATCGGGCTCATGGCCGGCCTGGTCATCATTGCCTTTCGGGAAAGCATGGAGCTGGTGAAAACCATCATTCTGCACCACGGTGCATCGCTGCTGGGCATAGACCAGGGTGGCTGGCGGCGGGCCTTGCTGCCGCTTCTGCCCATGGTCGGAGCCGCGCTGCTGATCCCCTTTTCCCTGGCCTTCCCTGGCGAGATCAATGGCTATGGCCTGCCCAGATTCCTGAAGCGGGTGAATCTGGAAAACGGTGTCTTCAAGGCCCGCACCATTGTGCTCAAGATCGTGTCATCCGCGCTCAGCATCGGCTCCGGCAACTCGGCCGGCACCGAAGGCCCGATCGCCCAGATCGGGGGCGCCATAGGCTCGCAGGTGGGCCAGCGTTTCCGCGTTTCCGGCCGGCGCATGAAGGTCTATATCGCGGCCGGCTGCGCAGGCGGCATTGCGGGTATCTTCAACGCGCCCCTGGCCGGCATGTTCTTTGCCTCGGAAATCGTGCTGCTGGGCACCTACGAAATTGGCTCCTTTGCGGCGCTCGCCATCTCGTCCGCCATGGCCACCGTGGTCTCCCGCGCCTATTACGGCGAGGTGCCGGCCTTTCCCATTCCGCCCTATGCCATCGTGAATCCACTCGTGGAAATACCGCTCTACACGCTGATGGCCGTGATTACAGGCATTGCGGCGGTCCTGCATATCCGCTTCTTCTATCTGGTCAAAGACCGCTTTGCCAGGCTGTCGCTGCACCCGCAGTTGAAGCCGCTTCTGGGCGCCTTGCTCGTGGGCGCCATTGCCATTTATTTCCCGCAGATCATGGGCGACGGCTACGACTACATCGCCAAAGCCCTGGACGGCGACACCCTGCTCTGGCGCATGGCGGCGCTGGTGGTGCTGAAGTCGGTCGCCACGGCGATTACACTGGGTTCCGGCGGTGCGGGCGGCGTCTTTGCGCCGGCCCTCTTTATCGGCGCCGTGCTGGGCGGCTCCTTTGGCATCGTGGTGCACAGCCTCTTTCCGACTGCCACCGCCTCGCCCGGCGCGTACGCCACAGTGGGTATCGGCGCCTTTCTGGCCGCCTCCACCCACGCGCCCATGACCGCAATCTTTCTGCTCTTCGAGATGACCGGCAACTACATGATCATCATCCCGGTCATGCTGACTGCGGTGCTGGGCACCATCACGGCCAAATGGCTCCACGACGATTCCATCGACACCGCCGAACTCTCGCAGGAAGGCATCGACATCCACGAAGGCAGGGAGACGGCCATCATGAAGTCCGTGCGCGTGGGCAAGGCCATCACCGAAGATGTGTGCTTTATCAGCGAAAACGCCAATGTGAACCAGCTCCTGGAGCTGTTCAGAGACAGCAGTAACCACTTTTATTTTCCGGTCATCAACAACCGTGGCTTCATGGTTGGAGTCGTCTCCATGCAGGATGTGAAGACCGCGCTGCTTCTGCCCGAGGCCGACCGGGCCGGCCAGTTGGTGGGCGCCATCTGTGCGCGTGATGTGATCATGCTCACGCCGGACGCGAGCCTGTACGAGGCCATCCGGCTCTTCGACGTGAAGGGTATCGACGAAATTCCTGTTGTGGAAAGCAAGGGCGAACCCTGGGTTCTGGGCATGCTCAAGCGGCAGGACGTGATCAGCGCCTACAATCATGAGATGATCCGGCGGGGCATAGGCGAGCGCGACGAGGCGGTCCGGATCATCCGCGAGGTGTAA
- a CDS encoding DVU0150 family protein translates to MKQRLSRIWWALTALVLFAPGWALAAAKGGGGNVVIVADTRKLDGIMAWWANMYNESHLEFTILTIIIIPVTGLIFGILADAVMSHIGIDLKTRKTSEG, encoded by the coding sequence ATGAAGCAACGCTTGTCACGAATCTGGTGGGCACTCACGGCACTCGTTCTCTTTGCCCCGGGCTGGGCGCTGGCTGCGGCCAAAGGCGGGGGGGGCAACGTAGTGATTGTGGCTGACACCCGCAAGCTGGACGGCATCATGGCCTGGTGGGCAAACATGTACAACGAAAGTCACCTGGAATTCACCATTCTGACCATCATCATCATTCCGGTGACCGGCCTGATCTTCGGCATTCTGGCCGATGCCGTCATGAGCCATATCGGTATTGATCTGAAAACCCGCAAAACCTCCGAAGGCTGA
- a CDS encoding phasin family protein → MADMKELLLNMFDIGIGVATLTKEKLEELQKEVVEKGRMTREEGLDFVEGLRRRSEKAREQLDLWVARRVEEQVKKLDLATREDVAELQRKIDELHSLLNRNHQ, encoded by the coding sequence ATGGCAGACATGAAGGAACTGTTGCTGAACATGTTCGACATTGGCATCGGCGTGGCGACACTCACCAAGGAAAAACTGGAAGAACTGCAGAAAGAGGTCGTGGAAAAGGGCAGGATGACCCGGGAGGAGGGGCTTGATTTTGTCGAAGGCCTGCGCCGCAGATCCGAAAAGGCCCGCGAGCAGCTCGATCTGTGGGTGGCCCGCCGGGTGGAGGAGCAGGTCAAAAAGCTCGATCTGGCAACCAGGGAAGATGTGGCCGAGTTGCAACGCAAAATCGACGAGCTGCACTCGCTGCTGAACCGGAACCACCAGTAG
- a CDS encoding ABC1 kinase family protein: MFSLRKLGAFGRTYRHLQRYNRILQVLLKYGFSDLIGRLHIDQYLESSWQRLGGALPEATLARLSRPERLRLAFEELGPTFIKLGQLLSSRPDLLPPPYIQELARLQDKIPPVPWAEIDAVFMRECGAPAETLFPEFEHEAMAAASIGQVHRARLADGSRVVVKVRRPGIARLINVDLEIFSHIASLMEQYLEELRSHSPTTVVEEFAESLNRELDFTLELANVQRFAQQFKGNPDIHVPEVYPELSSSCILVMEYIEGIKSSDVARLEAEGYDLALLARRGANLVMEQIFSHGFFHADPHPGNIFILPGNVVCFIDFGQMGRLSRRDQDDFTALVTSLVKRDEHEIAGGVLRTTIQLGEVDRDRLECDLVFFMDRYLYQPLEKLEAARIFQDLLTLVNRHHLSFKPSLYLMIKALCTLEGVGMMLDPHLRLFALAQPFMQRLQLERMKPGRLMEEAASLGLSYFRLLRALPDDLSSVLVQLQSGQLNIGFEHRGIMPLQVTLERITNRLVFAIVLAALIVGSSLIVLSGIPPRWHNVPVIGLFGFVLAACMGFCLLIAILKHKKM; this comes from the coding sequence ATGTTCAGCCTGCGCAAGCTGGGTGCCTTTGGCCGTACCTACCGGCACCTGCAACGCTACAACCGCATCCTGCAGGTGCTTTTGAAGTACGGCTTCAGCGACCTGATTGGCCGTTTGCACATCGACCAGTATCTGGAATCCAGTTGGCAGCGGCTGGGCGGCGCCCTGCCCGAAGCCACGCTGGCGCGGCTCTCCCGGCCGGAGCGGCTCCGGCTGGCCTTTGAGGAGCTGGGGCCGACCTTCATCAAACTGGGCCAGTTGCTCTCGTCCCGGCCGGATCTGCTGCCGCCGCCCTACATCCAGGAACTGGCCCGCCTGCAGGATAAAATTCCGCCCGTGCCCTGGGCGGAAATAGACGCTGTATTCATGCGGGAATGCGGTGCGCCGGCCGAGACGCTGTTTCCGGAATTCGAGCACGAGGCCATGGCCGCGGCCTCCATCGGTCAGGTGCACCGGGCGCGCCTCGCCGATGGCAGTCGGGTGGTGGTCAAGGTGCGGCGGCCCGGCATTGCCCGGCTGATCAATGTGGATCTGGAGATTTTCAGCCACATTGCCAGCCTGATGGAACAGTATCTGGAGGAGCTGCGCAGCCATTCCCCCACCACGGTGGTGGAAGAATTCGCCGAAAGTCTGAACCGGGAGCTGGATTTCACCCTCGAACTCGCGAACGTGCAGCGCTTTGCCCAGCAGTTCAAAGGCAACCCGGACATCCACGTGCCAGAGGTCTATCCCGAGCTGTCCTCGAGCTGCATTCTGGTGATGGAGTACATTGAGGGCATCAAGTCTTCGGACGTGGCACGGCTCGAGGCCGAGGGCTATGATCTTGCACTCCTGGCCCGGCGCGGCGCCAATCTCGTGATGGAGCAGATCTTCAGCCACGGCTTTTTTCATGCCGACCCGCATCCCGGCAACATCTTCATTCTACCCGGCAACGTGGTGTGCTTCATCGACTTCGGCCAGATGGGCCGCCTGTCCCGCCGCGACCAGGATGACTTTACCGCCCTGGTGACGAGTCTGGTCAAAAGGGACGAGCATGAAATCGCGGGCGGCGTGCTGCGCACCACCATTCAGTTGGGCGAGGTGGACCGGGACCGGCTGGAGTGCGACCTGGTCTTTTTTATGGACCGCTACCTCTACCAGCCGCTGGAAAAGCTGGAGGCAGCCAGAATCTTCCAGGATCTGCTGACCCTGGTCAACCGGCACCATCTGTCTTTCAAGCCCAGCCTGTATCTGATGATCAAGGCGCTCTGCACCCTTGAGGGCGTGGGCATGATGCTGGACCCACACCTGCGGCTCTTCGCGCTGGCCCAGCCCTTCATGCAGCGCCTGCAACTGGAGCGGATGAAGCCGGGCCGGCTCATGGAAGAGGCGGCTTCCCTTGGCCTCAGTTATTTCCGGCTCCTGCGCGCCCTGCCGGATGACCTGAGCAGCGTTCTTGTGCAGTTGCAAAGCGGGCAGCTCAACATAGGCTTCGAGCACCGGGGCATCATGCCCCTGCAGGTGACGCTCGAACGCATCACCAACCGTCTGGTCTTTGCCATTGTGCTGGCTGCGCTCATTGTGGGCAGCTCGCTGATTGTGCTCTCAGGCATTCCGCCCCGCTGGCACAATGTGCCGGTGATCGGACTGTTCGGCTTTGTGCTCGCCGCCTGCATGGGCTTTTGCCTGCTGATCGCCATCCTGAAGCACAAGAAGATGTAG
- a CDS encoding RapZ C-terminal domain-containing protein, producing MQITVSSFGFSHGAMEADYVFDLRFLPNPFWVAELKPYPGTDERVADYVLRQPETREFLALLQRLLTFVCAAWAINGKKDSLVIALGCTGGYHRSVALTEHLAAWLQDKGYAVCRRHRDMAKNHL from the coding sequence ATGCAGATTACGGTGAGTTCTTTCGGTTTCAGCCACGGCGCGATGGAGGCCGACTATGTATTTGACCTGCGCTTTCTGCCCAATCCCTTCTGGGTGGCGGAACTGAAGCCCTATCCCGGCACCGACGAGCGGGTGGCGGACTATGTGCTGCGTCAGCCGGAAACCCGGGAATTTCTTGCCTTGCTGCAGCGGCTTCTTACCTTTGTCTGTGCAGCCTGGGCGATAAACGGCAAAAAGGACAGCCTCGTGATTGCGCTCGGCTGCACGGGCGGCTATCATCGCTCGGTGGCGCTGACGGAGCATCTGGCCGCATGGCTGCAGGACAAGGGCTATGCGGTCTGCCGCCGGCACCGGGACATGGCAAAAAATCACCTGTAA
- a CDS encoding sigma 54-interacting transcriptional regulator has product MRLFFPLQPTSLLGPDSLFGRWTIGRFQAFLGAGGLLCILGFSFALIYQMVTSSLSEAFARNAQLRAMAQANAISRLLDDAYLELEYLAQRPLSEAGVIAHFNAMPAEKRNRYGEVAFQGRTSGEYFVLVNVANTFVSLPAGQVHGNNGGIFSSIGSGSKAKEGEVRVGEPVEAAYVALPAPGGARSVAMHVIRLSMPVLGPDQQYQGQLVLSVNLQDMRNILSLYTSDQSPLYLLPQNNLHKKSFMFDLAGWLLFESANVEEPGMPLAVDRLRAGLRGDVGRPGFQEAFRPASDYHLYWTLVADVQAGHAGKMLSSEVFGKPDGNKQEFFLNYAPIVFHGHERTEKIVGGIGCFDSSSVLAAVKGKIVVHLFLIFLGIFFVLVFVLYLMGRRISKIIGKMAGELENKIHSDDSTPFAPASPYAELNRFQKSINILLLQLYMIRREIRRRDTTDADERMREKVNLDKVIAKDPALNPVMAASPLHGLVGAGPAIAELRQQLRKAAGVLADVLIIGETGTGKELTASAVHAMSYRAKGPFISISCGALDENLLMDALFGHVPGAFSEAHGERKGAFLAASGGTLLLDEIGNASPKVQQALLRALSVRRIVPLGSDREIAYDARVIAATNVDLLQTAISGQGFRDDLYYRLAVITINTPPLRRRKEDLPVLIRHFLEKNCQERGQPPIAVSRGALEKMLAYDWPGNVRELENCLIRSLTFVEGDVLLAQHILFNEAMPENPDNASLQGKRASGELISRRRPAEGEATVAAQEGEAIALNERQQAVWHLIMRQGSISRSEYQEALDTQISVRTAQYDLYDLVERGLLVKSGAGPSCRYTTVTAAD; this is encoded by the coding sequence ATGCGTTTGTTTTTCCCGCTCCAACCCACTTCCCTGCTGGGCCCGGACAGCCTTTTCGGCCGTTGGACCATCGGCAGGTTTCAGGCCTTTCTGGGCGCAGGCGGGCTGCTCTGCATCCTGGGCTTTTCCTTTGCACTCATCTACCAGATGGTCACATCCAGCCTGAGCGAAGCTTTCGCGCGAAACGCGCAATTGCGCGCAATGGCCCAGGCCAACGCGATCAGCCGTTTGCTGGATGACGCCTATCTCGAACTGGAATATCTGGCGCAACGACCCCTTTCCGAGGCAGGCGTCATAGCGCATTTTAATGCCATGCCTGCAGAAAAACGAAATCGTTATGGCGAGGTGGCCTTCCAGGGCAGGACAAGCGGTGAGTATTTTGTCCTGGTCAATGTCGCCAATACCTTTGTTTCGCTGCCAGCCGGACAGGTTCACGGGAATAATGGCGGCATCTTTTCCAGCATCGGCAGCGGGAGCAAGGCCAAAGAAGGCGAGGTACGGGTAGGAGAACCGGTCGAGGCTGCCTATGTGGCCCTGCCGGCTCCAGGCGGCGCCCGCAGCGTCGCCATGCACGTCATCCGGCTGAGCATGCCGGTGCTTGGGCCGGATCAACAATATCAGGGGCAGTTGGTACTGTCGGTCAATTTGCAGGACATGCGCAATATTCTTTCCCTATACACCTCGGACCAGTCGCCGCTCTACCTGCTGCCGCAGAACAACCTCCATAAAAAAAGTTTCATGTTCGACCTTGCCGGTTGGCTGCTGTTTGAATCGGCCAATGTGGAGGAGCCGGGCATGCCGCTGGCAGTGGACAGGCTGCGCGCGGGTTTGCGGGGCGACGTCGGCCGGCCCGGGTTTCAGGAAGCCTTCCGGCCGGCCTCCGACTATCATCTGTACTGGACTCTGGTGGCCGATGTGCAGGCCGGGCATGCAGGAAAGATGTTGAGCTCGGAAGTTTTTGGCAAACCTGATGGCAACAAGCAGGAGTTCTTCCTCAATTACGCCCCCATCGTCTTTCACGGCCACGAGCGTACAGAAAAAATTGTGGGTGGTATCGGCTGTTTTGACAGCAGCTCTGTACTTGCTGCCGTAAAAGGCAAAATAGTCGTTCATCTCTTCCTGATTTTTCTGGGCATATTTTTTGTTTTAGTTTTCGTTCTCTACCTTATGGGGCGGCGTATCAGTAAAATTATTGGGAAAATGGCGGGTGAACTGGAAAATAAGATTCACTCCGATGACAGTACGCCCTTTGCTCCTGCATCGCCTTATGCAGAATTGAACCGTTTTCAGAAATCGATCAATATTCTGCTCTTACAGTTGTATATGATACGACGGGAAATTCGTCGGCGGGATACCACAGATGCCGACGAAAGAATGCGGGAAAAGGTCAATCTCGACAAGGTGATTGCCAAAGATCCTGCGCTGAACCCGGTCATGGCGGCCTCCCCCCTGCACGGTCTGGTGGGTGCGGGACCAGCCATTGCCGAGCTGCGCCAGCAACTCCGCAAGGCGGCAGGCGTTCTGGCCGATGTCCTCATAATTGGTGAAACAGGCACGGGCAAGGAGCTGACCGCCAGCGCAGTGCACGCCATGAGTTACCGTGCCAAGGGGCCCTTTATTTCCATCAGCTGCGGCGCCCTGGATGAAAATCTCCTGATGGATGCGCTGTTTGGCCACGTGCCGGGCGCTTTTTCCGAGGCGCACGGCGAACGCAAGGGCGCATTCCTCGCCGCTTCGGGCGGCACCCTGCTGCTCGATGAAATCGGCAACGCCTCCCCCAAGGTGCAGCAGGCCCTGCTGCGGGCCCTGTCCGTGCGTCGCATCGTGCCTCTTGGCTCGGATCGGGAAATTGCCTATGACGCCCGCGTTATTGCGGCAACCAATGTGGATCTGCTGCAAACGGCGATTTCAGGCCAGGGCTTCCGCGATGACCTCTATTACCGCCTGGCCGTCATCACCATCAACACGCCACCACTCCGCCGGCGCAAGGAGGATCTGCCCGTGCTGATCCGGCATTTCCTGGAAAAAAACTGCCAGGAGCGTGGCCAGCCCCCAATCGCTGTGAGCCGCGGCGCCCTGGAAAAGATGTTGGCCTATGACTGGCCGGGCAATGTCCGGGAGCTGGAAAACTGCCTGATTCGCTCGCTCACCTTTGTTGAGGGCGATGTACTGCTGGCGCAGCATATTCTCTTCAACGAGGCAATGCCGGAAAACCCGGACAATGCCTCGCTGCAGGGCAAGCGTGCCAGTGGGGAGCTGATCTCCAGACGCCGGCCGGCCGAAGGGGAGGCCACAGTGGCTGCACAGGAAGGGGAGGCGATCGCTCTGAACGAGCGGCAACAGGCGGTATGGCACCTGATTATGCGGCAGGGCAGCATCAGCCGCAGCGAATATCAGGAAGCACTGGATACGCAGATTTCCGTGCGCACTGCGCAGTACGATCTTTACGATCTGGTGGAGCGCGGACTCCTGGTGAAGTCTGGCGCTGGCCCGTCCTGCCGTTACACCACGGTTACGGCTGCAGACTAG